In one window of Episyrphus balteatus chromosome 3, idEpiBalt1.1, whole genome shotgun sequence DNA:
- the LOC129915178 gene encoding uncharacterized protein LOC129915178 has translation MQPFMDSALRGLEFCFCYIDDILIASSNEEIHQQHLREVFEKLQEFGLVINVPKCFFGLTEVRYLGYMVDESGIRPPSDRVEALTNYPTTDYGSVTKVSCIPDASKTQTPLVNLTIGAKKNDKRPIQWNTEADRAFDECKDWLRDAVQLAHPRSDVPLVLRCDASDVAVGAALDQRVNEQLQPLGFFSRKLNTREMKYKIYDRELLAIYRAKSGHTCDRIARQLEEIGRSSTRIEFVPGNENIVADAYSCIETINMPVTISNTDLSDMQRDDDELKLLLETPGKNSLQLRRLRTEDTDTTVYCDVGGNYICPYVPATLRRKVFDSVHKLSHPSGRATKQQNRFTRWPEAIPLKDITAETIVSSFFNNWVCRFGAPKTITTDRGTQFESALFEALPKLTGSTRIRTTAYHRAVNGIMERWHRSLKSSIKCQEATDWVSVLPTVLLGLRTSFKEDIKTTAAETVFSTTLRLPGEFFIHEKVSLEPGIFVEKFREHMRHIKSTPSAHHCRTRPFAHTTLYTCSHPYKGPYKVLERISDYVFKVNIQGTPETISTERLKPAEDIERVTPRCSNTPKNIPTRPKWKTTSTTAQSPAPSAATTSSSTSARPSPSSTNLLGNLKTYPAKKKPRQVRFAK, from the exons ATGCAGCCTTTCATGGACTCAGCTCTCAGAGGACTTGAATTCTGTTTTTGCTACATTGACGATATCCTCATTGCGTCAAGTAACGAGGAAATTCATCAACAACATTTAcgcgaagtttttgaaaaacttcaagAGTTCGGCCTAGTCATCAATGTACCCAAGTGTTTCTTTGGACTTACAGAGGTGAGATACTTAGGCTACATGGTGGATGAATCAGGTATAAGACCTCCTTCCGACCGTGTCGAAGCACTAACAAACTATCCAACCACCGACTATGGATCAGTAACGAAAGTTTCCTGTATTCCTGATGCATCAAAAACTCAAACCCCTCTCGTCAATTTGACCATCGGAGCTAAGAAAAACGACAAGCGACCCATCCAATGGAACACCGAAGCAGATCGAGCATTCGATGAATGCAAAGACTGGTTGAGGGACGCAGTACAACTAGCTCATCCACGTTCAGATGTGCCTCTAGTTTTACGATGTGACGCCTCAGATGTTGCAGTTGGAGCTGCACTCGACCAACGCGTCAATGAACAACTGCAGCCACTTGGTTTCTTCTCGAGGAAACTCAATACCAGagaaatgaaatacaaaatctATGATCGAGAACTTCTAGCCATCTACAGAGCC AAATCCGGCCATACATGTGATCGCATCGCACGGCAACTCGAGGAAATAGGTCGCTCCTCAACTAGAATCGAATTCGTCCCTGGAAATGAGAACATCGTAGCCGATGCATACTCTTGCATCGAAACTATCAACATGCCCGTCACAATAAGCAACACAGACTTGTCCGATATGCAACGAGATGACGACGAACTGAAGCTTCTTCTTGAAACACCAGGTAAGAATTCACTTCAATTACGACGACTGCGAACAGAGGATACCGACACCACTGTTTATTGCGATGTTGGTGGCAACTACATTTGTCCATATGTGCCAGCAACACTTCGTAGAAAAGTTTTCGACAGTGTGCATAAATTATCACATCCCAGCGGAAGAGCTACCAAACAACAAA ATCGCTTTACAAGGTGGCCAGAAGCAATACCACTCAAAGACATCACAGCAGAAACCATCGTCAGCTCATTCTTCAATAATTGGGTATGTAGATTTGGCGCCCCTAAAACAATAACTACCGACAGAGGAACACAATTCGAATCAGCATTATTCGAAGCACTCCCTAAACTAACCGGAAGCACACGAATCAGGACTACTGCCTACCATCGTGCTGTCAACGGAATAATGGAGCGCTGGCACAGGTCATTAAAGTCGTCTATAAAGTGCCAAGAAGCTACAGATTGGGTGAGTGTTCTTCCTACTGTTTTATTAGGCCTACGGACGAGCTTTAAAGAAGATATAAAGACTACTGCCGCAGAAACGGTTTTCTCAACAACTCTCAGATTGCCAGGGGAATTCTTCATACACGAGAAAGTCTCGCTCGAACCTGGAATCTTCGTGGAGAAATTCCGCGAACATATGCGACATATTAAGTCGACTCCATCAGCTCATCATTGTCGAACAAGACCATTTGCACATACGACACTCTACACTTGTTCTCAC CCGTACAAGGGACCATACAAAGTGCTAGAACGTATCTCCGACTACGTTTTCAAGGTTAACATCCAAGGAACACCAGAAACAATATCTACAGAGCGTCTAAAGCCAGCCGAAGACATCGAAAGGGTAACACCAAGGTGCAGCAATACTCCAAAGAATATTCCAACAAGACCAAAATGGAAAACGACATCGACAACAGCACAGTCACCAGCTCCAAGTGCAGCTACAACGTCCAGTTCAACTTCAGCTAGACCATCTCCCTCGTCAACAAATCTTTTGGGTAATTTAAAAACATATCCTGCAAAGAAAAAACCAAGACAAGTAAGAtttgcaaaataa